In Hamadaea flava, a genomic segment contains:
- a CDS encoding serine hydrolase domain-containing protein produces MAATNTDTTGTQLTPLPAALRPGGEFDQYLSQLATHDQFSGTVLVARGGHPVLSRSFGYADKNKDLRNQADTIYCLASVTKLFTAIAVGQLVQLGELTLLDPIGQHLSGFTADVADKVTIHHLLTHTSGLGDFMRDPGYFEEAVTWTTPEQMMGGTLGHIRTESLAFAPGAGNQYSNSGYHLLGSIIQKVSGQSYYDYVREHVFRPAGMTDADFTTLPQWRSGSRYAHPYPTDQLGKRYDALDGDAYVYIGNPAGNALATAPDLVSFARALNDGTLLNAVYRDVFVTPKLPKPPLPAKPGLPPVTPFASYAPDNFLINGRWVAGHGGAAPGVSTSVDWYPGTEWTAVALSNYDMSPIPGVNQRLRQILTSQA; encoded by the coding sequence GTGGCCGCCACGAATACTGATACGACCGGCACTCAGCTGACGCCGCTTCCGGCGGCGCTGCGGCCGGGCGGGGAGTTCGACCAGTATCTCAGCCAGCTCGCGACCCACGACCAGTTCTCCGGCACCGTCCTGGTCGCCCGCGGCGGTCATCCGGTGTTGTCGCGCTCGTTCGGGTACGCCGACAAGAACAAGGACCTTCGCAACCAGGCCGACACCATCTACTGTCTGGCGTCCGTGACGAAGCTGTTCACCGCGATCGCCGTCGGACAGCTCGTCCAGCTCGGCGAACTGACCTTGCTCGACCCGATCGGCCAGCACCTTAGCGGGTTCACCGCCGACGTCGCCGACAAGGTCACCATCCATCACCTACTCACCCACACCTCCGGCCTGGGCGACTTCATGCGGGACCCTGGGTATTTCGAGGAGGCGGTCACCTGGACGACGCCGGAGCAGATGATGGGCGGCACCCTGGGCCACATCCGCACCGAGTCGCTCGCCTTCGCGCCGGGCGCGGGTAACCAGTACAGCAATTCCGGCTACCACCTGCTCGGCAGCATCATCCAGAAGGTCTCGGGCCAGTCGTATTACGACTACGTCCGCGAGCACGTCTTCCGGCCGGCGGGCATGACCGACGCGGACTTCACAACCCTGCCGCAGTGGAGGAGCGGCAGCCGGTACGCGCATCCGTACCCCACCGACCAGTTGGGCAAGAGATACGACGCTCTCGACGGGGACGCCTACGTCTACATCGGCAACCCGGCCGGCAACGCGCTAGCCACGGCGCCCGACCTGGTCAGTTTCGCCCGGGCGCTGAACGACGGCACGCTGCTGAACGCCGTCTATCGGGACGTCTTCGTGACCCCGAAGCTGCCCAAGCCGCCCTTGCCGGCCAAGCCTGGGCTGCCGCCGGTCACCCCGTTCGCCAGCTACGCGCCAGACAATTTCCTCATCAACGGCCGGTGGGTCGCCGGGCACGGTGGCGCCGCACCCGGCGTGAGCACCAGCGTCGACTGGTACCCCGGCACCGAGTGGACGGCGGTCGCCCTCAGCAATTACGACATGTCGCCAATCCCCGGCGTGAACCAGCGATTGCGCCAGATCCTGACGAGCCAGGCATAG
- a CDS encoding winged helix-turn-helix transcriptional regulator — MPVQRGYRQACGVARGLDIVGERWSLLVVRELLFGPKRFTDLQQALPAASPNALSDRLRELADVGVISRRHLPPPANVRVYELTAWGRGLEPIVVALGTWALAAPPTAEQVFVSVDSVMLSIRTYFVPSWQRPQATLRIELRDKGLGGVFGVRLTSAGAEVAHEPPEQPDAVLATTTNGLLAAFGDHDLTGLVAAGAAVSGDREVIRHLIANVRVPAHQDVR; from the coding sequence ATGCCAGTCCAGCGCGGTTATCGGCAGGCATGCGGCGTTGCGCGCGGCCTGGACATCGTGGGGGAGCGGTGGTCACTACTCGTGGTCCGCGAGCTGCTGTTCGGGCCGAAACGGTTCACCGACCTGCAACAGGCGCTGCCGGCCGCGAGCCCGAACGCGCTGTCCGACCGGCTGCGGGAGTTGGCCGACGTGGGCGTCATTAGCCGTCGCCACCTGCCTCCGCCAGCGAACGTCCGGGTCTACGAGCTGACCGCATGGGGCCGGGGCCTTGAGCCGATCGTCGTCGCGCTGGGCACCTGGGCGCTGGCGGCGCCGCCGACCGCAGAACAGGTCTTCGTCAGCGTGGACAGCGTCATGTTGAGCATCCGTACCTACTTTGTGCCGAGCTGGCAGCGGCCCCAGGCGACGCTGCGGATCGAACTACGCGACAAGGGTCTGGGCGGGGTGTTCGGCGTCCGCCTCACTTCGGCCGGTGCTGAGGTCGCGCATGAGCCGCCCGAGCAGCCGGACGCCGTCCTGGCGACAACAACGAATGGACTCCTGGCCGCATTTGGCGACCACGACCTGACCGGGCTCGTAGCCGCCGGCGCCGCCGTCAGCGGCGATCGCGAGGTCATACGCCATCTCATCGCAAACGTGCGTGTCCCAGCGCATCAGGATGTCAGATGA
- a CDS encoding PaaX family transcriptional regulator, translating into MGGAPDRGAVRRSAGVAVVSPFEIEEIFPDVAVGSRLPRRQQGTSAQALAATLIADYTLPDRVWLPSAAIVALLVESGVSSGAARTAISRLMRRGVLESSREGRHSSHRLTVDAAGELLAGGAWIARFGDRDRVWDGYWTLVAFSLPEEQSARRRSLRAELRWLGFAPLYDGLWVSPDEVNPTVERRLGAVAFGALTVFRARQEDLAVEVSRNPVDAWDLPAIAGHYQRFDERWRPLLPQVRQGEIAGAPAVHARTQIMDAYRRIPLLDPQLPTELLPAGWPRSQARDLFVAVYDGLAGPAEKHVRAVVSQAAAASRADAVRAQTVVRLAATGTS; encoded by the coding sequence ATGGGCGGAGCCCCAGACCGTGGGGCGGTTCGTCGCAGCGCCGGAGTCGCCGTGGTCAGTCCGTTCGAGATCGAGGAGATCTTTCCCGATGTCGCGGTGGGCTCGCGGCTGCCCCGGCGACAGCAAGGCACCTCGGCCCAGGCGCTCGCGGCGACGCTCATCGCGGATTACACCTTGCCCGATCGCGTCTGGCTACCCTCGGCAGCCATCGTCGCGCTGCTGGTCGAGTCCGGCGTCAGCAGCGGCGCAGCCCGCACGGCGATAAGCCGACTGATGCGGCGCGGAGTGCTGGAGAGCAGCCGAGAGGGACGGCATAGCTCGCACCGGCTGACCGTGGACGCCGCAGGCGAGCTACTGGCGGGGGGCGCGTGGATCGCCCGGTTCGGCGACCGCGACCGGGTATGGGACGGGTATTGGACGCTGGTCGCCTTCTCGCTGCCCGAGGAGCAGAGCGCGCGGCGGCGATCTCTGCGCGCCGAGTTGCGCTGGCTGGGCTTCGCGCCGCTCTACGACGGACTGTGGGTGTCGCCCGACGAGGTGAACCCGACGGTCGAACGACGCCTCGGCGCAGTCGCGTTCGGTGCGCTGACCGTCTTTCGGGCCAGGCAGGAAGATCTTGCCGTCGAGGTGAGCCGGAATCCCGTCGACGCCTGGGACCTGCCCGCCATCGCAGGGCACTATCAGCGCTTCGATGAGCGCTGGCGACCACTGCTGCCACAGGTACGCCAGGGCGAGATCGCCGGCGCCCCCGCAGTTCACGCTCGCACGCAGATCATGGACGCGTACCGGCGTATCCCCTTGCTCGATCCGCAGTTGCCGACCGAGCTGCTGCCGGCCGGGTGGCCTCGCTCGCAGGCCCGGGACCTGTTCGTGGCCGTCTACGACGGGCTGGCCGGCCCGGCCGAAAAGCATGTTCGAGCTGTTGTGAGCCAGGCCGCCGCTGCATCGCGGGCTGACGCCGTCCGCGCCCAGACGGTCGTCCGACTCGCCGCCACCGGCACGAGCTGA
- a CDS encoding DUF899 family protein, which produces MTTPPAPPVTDRKTWQTQLDELRLREKAHTREGDAIAASRRRLPMVEVDPTTRLLGANGPVPLLDAFEGRAQLFASYHMWHAGRPAADQCEGCTFFTGQVIELSYLHSRDVTFAVFCQGPFEETSRYRDFMGWQAPWYSVPAQSLDSLVAGRAFGMKACYLRQDDRVFETYWTTGRGCEPMAPSYGLLDMTVYGRQEQWEDSPQGWPQRFRTDGDQFRLDGRPTSQWSRLAAGRDDDLGTTGNTDSDHHCCGGSTPTGA; this is translated from the coding sequence ATGACTACGCCACCGGCACCCCCAGTGACTGACCGCAAGACCTGGCAAACGCAGCTCGACGAACTCCGGCTCCGCGAGAAGGCGCACACCCGCGAGGGCGACGCGATCGCCGCAAGCCGCCGCCGGCTGCCCATGGTCGAAGTCGACCCCACCACCCGTCTCCTCGGAGCCAACGGCCCGGTGCCCCTGCTCGATGCCTTCGAAGGCCGAGCCCAGCTGTTCGCGTCGTACCACATGTGGCACGCCGGCAGGCCGGCCGCCGACCAGTGCGAGGGATGCACGTTCTTCACCGGCCAGGTAATCGAACTGTCCTACCTGCACTCGCGTGACGTCACGTTCGCGGTCTTCTGCCAGGGGCCGTTCGAGGAAACGTCACGCTACCGCGACTTCATGGGCTGGCAGGCGCCCTGGTACTCGGTGCCCGCACAGTCGCTGGACTCTCTTGTCGCTGGGCGCGCGTTCGGGATGAAGGCGTGCTACCTGCGTCAGGACGACCGGGTGTTCGAGACGTACTGGACTACCGGCCGGGGCTGCGAGCCAATGGCGCCGTCGTACGGCCTGCTCGACATGACCGTCTACGGCCGCCAAGAACAATGGGAGGACTCCCCGCAGGGGTGGCCTCAGCGCTTTCGAACCGACGGCGACCAATTCCGGCTCGACGGCCGGCCCACATCACAGTGGTCACGCCTCGCCGCCGGCCGCGACGACGACCTGGGCACCACTGGGAACACCGACAGCGACCACCACTGCTGCGGCGGCTCGACACCGACTGGCGCATGA
- a CDS encoding cellulose binding domain-containing protein: protein MRRMTTPARHRWILGSLLTLALAGAVLLVPRLAEAGPTAGCGKTPTLTSGTRSIQSGGQNRSYVLSIPSGYNNTHAYRLIFGLHWLNGTANDVATGGPDGAAWAFYGQKQLSNNGTIFVAPQGIDNGWANTNGRDVTLVDDLVRLVEGDLCVDTSQIFAMGWSYGGSMSYALACARPTVFRAVVVYSGANLSGCSGGTQPVAYFGIHGTHDSVLNISNGRSLRDTFVRNNGCSAQSPREPSQGSLTHYTTAYSGCRSGYPVQWAAFDGDHTPSPVDGTTSTSGTRTWTSAEVNTFLAQFPSSPSPSGSPSITSSPSSSPSASGSPSPSSSSSGSPAPGGACGATYRTINTWPGGFQGEVTVSAGNAPITGWTVRWTLASGQTITQVWSATLSAAGSNVTMSNVSYNGSVGSNASTTFGFLANGSPSTPSLTCTSP from the coding sequence ATGAGACGAATGACCACACCGGCCCGGCATCGATGGATTCTGGGCAGCCTGTTGACCCTGGCGCTGGCCGGCGCTGTTCTGCTGGTGCCCAGGCTGGCCGAGGCCGGGCCGACGGCCGGCTGCGGCAAGACGCCGACGCTCACCAGCGGAACTCGTTCGATTCAAAGCGGTGGCCAGAACCGTAGCTACGTCCTGAGCATCCCCAGCGGTTACAACAACACCCACGCCTATCGGCTCATCTTCGGGCTGCACTGGCTCAACGGCACGGCCAACGACGTCGCCACCGGCGGGCCAGACGGAGCGGCGTGGGCCTTCTACGGCCAGAAGCAGCTGTCGAACAACGGCACGATCTTCGTCGCGCCGCAGGGCATCGACAACGGCTGGGCCAACACCAACGGCCGCGACGTCACCCTCGTGGACGACCTCGTCCGGCTCGTCGAAGGCGACTTGTGCGTCGACACCAGTCAGATCTTCGCGATGGGCTGGAGCTACGGCGGTTCGATGAGTTACGCCCTCGCCTGCGCCCGGCCCACGGTCTTCCGAGCGGTCGTGGTCTACTCCGGAGCCAACCTCAGCGGATGCAGCGGCGGCACGCAGCCGGTCGCGTACTTCGGCATCCACGGCACGCACGACAGCGTGCTCAACATCTCCAACGGACGGTCGCTGCGCGACACCTTCGTGCGGAACAACGGGTGCAGCGCGCAGAGCCCACGCGAGCCTTCCCAAGGCAGCCTCACCCACTACACCACCGCGTACTCCGGATGCCGGTCCGGCTATCCGGTCCAATGGGCGGCGTTCGACGGCGACCACACGCCCAGCCCAGTGGACGGCACCACCTCCACCAGCGGAACGCGTACATGGACGTCGGCGGAGGTGAACACGTTCCTGGCGCAGTTCCCGAGCAGCCCGTCGCCGAGCGGTTCCCCGTCCATCACCTCGTCGCCGTCGAGCAGTCCGTCGGCATCCGGCAGCCCGTCGCCGAGCAGCTCCAGTTCAGGCAGCCCAGCGCCGGGCGGGGCCTGCGGCGCGACTTATCGCACGATCAACACGTGGCCGGGCGGGTTCCAGGGCGAGGTGACCGTTTCCGCCGGCAACGCGCCGATCACGGGCTGGACTGTGCGGTGGACGTTGGCCAGTGGCCAGACCATCACCCAGGTGTGGAGCGCGACGCTCTCGGCAGCCGGCTCGAACGTCACGATGAGTAACGTCTCCTACAACGGCTCGGTGGGCTCCAACGCGTCGACGACGTTCGGCTTCCTGGCCAACGGCAGCCCGTCGACACCATCGCTCACCTGCACGAGCCCCTGA
- a CDS encoding endo-1,4-beta-xylanase — translation MMVIPDANAAASILGAAAAQSGRYFGTAIAGSRLGDSTYTTIAAREFNMVTAENEMKIDATEPQRGQFSFSAGDNIYNWATQRGLKVRGHTLAWHAQQPGWMQSLSGSTLRQAMIDHVNGVMAHYKGKLAAWDVVNEAFNEDGSRRQSNLQGTGNDWIEVAFRTARNADPSVKLCYNDYNIENWSYGKTQGVYRMIQDFKSRGVPIDCVGLQTHFTGGSSLPSNFQTTLSSFAALGVDVALTEVDVTNASTSQYAGLTQACMNVPRCIGITVWGVRDSDSWRSSESPLLFDGSGNKKAAYTSVLNVLNSANPNPSTTTSSPGSPSSSPSTSPQPSGASKIVGSQSGRCIDVPNSSHNNGTRVQLYDCHGLTNQQWTYTSSKQLTVYGNMCLDAAGSGNGSAVQIYSCNGQTNQQWNVNSNGTITGVQSGRCIDVWGTGNGQQVQIYDCNGQANQQFRLAAL, via the coding sequence ATGATGGTGATCCCCGACGCGAACGCGGCGGCGAGCATCCTCGGCGCCGCGGCCGCGCAGTCCGGCCGGTACTTCGGCACGGCGATCGCGGGCAGCCGGCTCGGCGACTCGACGTACACCACCATCGCTGCACGTGAGTTCAACATGGTGACGGCCGAGAACGAGATGAAGATCGACGCGACAGAGCCCCAGCGGGGGCAGTTCAGCTTCAGCGCCGGCGACAACATCTACAACTGGGCCACACAACGCGGGCTGAAGGTGCGGGGCCACACCCTGGCTTGGCATGCTCAGCAGCCCGGCTGGATGCAGAGTCTGTCCGGGTCGACGCTGCGCCAGGCCATGATCGATCACGTCAACGGGGTGATGGCGCATTACAAGGGCAAGCTCGCTGCGTGGGACGTGGTGAACGAGGCGTTCAACGAGGACGGCAGCCGCCGTCAGTCGAACCTTCAGGGCACCGGCAACGACTGGATCGAGGTCGCGTTCCGGACCGCCCGTAACGCCGACCCGTCGGTGAAGCTGTGTTACAACGACTACAACATCGAGAACTGGTCGTACGGCAAGACGCAGGGCGTGTACCGGATGATCCAGGACTTCAAGTCCCGGGGCGTGCCGATCGACTGCGTCGGACTGCAGACGCACTTCACCGGCGGCAGCTCACTGCCGAGCAACTTCCAGACCACGCTGTCCAGCTTCGCCGCCCTCGGCGTGGACGTCGCCCTGACCGAAGTCGACGTGACCAACGCATCGACCTCGCAGTACGCGGGCCTCACGCAGGCGTGCATGAACGTCCCGCGCTGCATCGGCATCACCGTGTGGGGCGTACGCGACAGCGACTCGTGGCGGTCCAGCGAGAGCCCCCTGCTGTTCGACGGCAGCGGCAACAAGAAGGCGGCGTACACGTCGGTGCTCAACGTCCTCAACTCCGCCAACCCGAACCCATCCACGACAACGTCCTCTCCCGGGTCGCCGTCAAGCTCGCCGTCCACCTCGCCGCAGCCCAGCGGCGCCAGCAAGATCGTCGGCTCGCAGTCAGGCCGCTGCATCGACGTGCCGAACTCCTCACACAACAACGGAACCAGGGTCCAGCTGTACGACTGCCACGGCCTGACCAACCAGCAGTGGACCTACACCTCGAGCAAGCAACTGACCGTGTACGGCAACATGTGCCTGGACGCGGCCGGATCCGGCAACGGTTCGGCAGTCCAGATCTACAGCTGCAACGGCCAGACCAACCAGCAGTGGAACGTCAACTCCAACGGCACGATCACCGGCGTGCAGTCCGGCCGATGCATCGACGTCTGGGGCACCGGCAACGGGCAGCAGGTTCAGATCTACGACTGCAACGGCCAGGCGAACCAGCAGTTCCGGCTGGCTGCCCTGTAG